A window of Perognathus longimembris pacificus isolate PPM17 chromosome 6, ASM2315922v1, whole genome shotgun sequence contains these coding sequences:
- the LOC125352333 gene encoding vasopressin-neurophysin 2-copeptin: protein MPDTMLPICFLGLLAFTSACYFQNCPRGGKRAMSDLELRQCLPCGPGGKGRCFGPSICCGDELGCFVGTAEARRCQEESYLPSPCQSGQTPCGSGGRCAAAGLCCNDESCVMEPACREGFRRRARAGDRGNATQLDGPAGALLLRLVQLAGAAEPAEPPKPGLY from the exons ATGCCCGACACCATGCTGCCCATCTGCTTCCTCGGCCTGCTGGCCTTCACCTCGGCCTGCTACTTCCAGAACTGCCCTCGGGGCGGCAAGAGGGCCATGTCTGACCTGGAGCTGAGACAG tGCCTCCCCTGCGGCCCCGGGGGCAAGGGCCGCTGCTTCGGGCCCAGCATCTGCTGCGGGGACGAGCTGGGCTGCTTCGTGGGCACGGCCGAGGCGCGGCGCTGCCAGGAGGAGAGCTACCTGCCGTCGCCCTGCCAGTCGGGCCAGACGCCGTGCGGGAGCGGCGGCCGCTGCGCAGCCGCGGGCCTCTGCTGCAACGACG AGAGCTGCGTCATGGAGCCCGCGTGCCGAGAGGGCTTCCGCCGCCGCGCGCGCGCCGGCGACCGCGGCAACGCCACGCAGCTGGACGGCCCGGCCGGGGCGCTGCTTCTGCGGCTGGTGCAGCTGGCCGGGGCGGCCGAGCCCGCCGAGCCCCCCAAGCCCGGGCTCTACTGA
- the Oxt gene encoding oxytocin-neurophysin 1 — protein MAGPGLACCLLGLLALTSACYIQNCPLGGKRAALDLDVRKCLPCGPGGKGRCFGPSICCGDELGCFVGTAEARRCQEESYLPSPCQSGQTPCGSGGRCAAAGLCCSPDGCRSDPACDPEAAFSEQR, from the exons ATGGCTGGCCCGGGCCTCGCCTGCTGCCTGCTGGGCCTCCTGGCTCTGACCTCGGCCTGCTACATCCAGAACTGCCCGCTGGGCGGCAAGAGGGCGGCGCTGGACCTGGACGTGCGCAAG TGCCTCCCCTGCGGCCCCGGGGGCAAGGGCCGCTGCTTCGGGCCCAGCATCTGCTGCGGGGACGAGCTGGGCTGCTTCGTGGGCACGGCCGAGGCGCGGCGCTGCCAGGAGGAGAGCTACCTGCCGTCGCCCTGCCAGTCGGGCCAGACGCCGTGCGGGAGCGGCGGCCGCTGCGCAGCCGCGGGCCTCTGCTGCAGCCCGg ACGGCTGCCGCTCCGACCCCGCCTGCGACCCCGAGGCCGCCTTCTCGGAGCAGCGCTGA
- the Mrps26 gene encoding 28S ribosomal protein S26, mitochondrial → MLRALSAVCARPPCRPPALPLLSPARGRKTRHDPPAKSKIGRVKMPPAVDPTELFVVTERYRQYRQTVRALRQEFAWEVRRKLQESRTGVLAERKVREEAAEHQRLMAWNRAENQRLHELRLERLRREALEQEQRQAEEQARRALEEQARRQLKEQEVLQLQEEAKNFITRENLEARIEEALDSPKSYNWAVTRGGQMVRSQHKGS, encoded by the exons ATGCTGCGCGCGCTGAGCGCCGTGTGCGCGCGGCCTCCATGCCGGCCTCCGGCCCTGCCGCTGCTATCGCCGGCGCGCGGCCGCAAGACCCGCCATGACCCGCCTGCCAAGTCCAAGATCGGGCGCGTGAAGATGCCACCCGCGGTGGACCCGACGGAGTTGTTCGTAGTGACGGAGCGTTACCGGCAGTACCGCCAGACCGTGCGCGCCCTCAG GCAGGAGTTCGCGTGGGAGGTGCGGAGGAAGCTACAGGAGTCCCGAACCGGGGTCCTGGCCGAGCGCAAGGTGCGGGAGGAAGCCGCCGAGCACCAGAGGCTGATGGCCTGGAACCGGGCGGAGAACCAGCGACTGCATGAACTGCG GCTTGAGAGACTGCGGCGGGAGGCGCTGGAGCAGGAGCAGCGGCAGGCCGAGGAGCAGGCCCGCCGAGCCCTGGAGGAGCAGGCCCGGAGACAACTCAAGGAGCAAGAAGTGCTGCAGCttcag GAAGAGGCAAAAAACTTCATCACCCGGGAGAACCTGGAAGCACGTATAGAAGAAGCACTGGACTCCCCAAAGAGCTACAACTGGGCTGTCACCCGAGGCGGGCAGATGGTCAGGTCGCAGCACAAAGGCTCCTAG
- the LOC125353713 gene encoding progonadoliberin-2 yields the protein MASSRLHLLLLLLLLTAHPGPSRAQHWSHGWYPGGKRASSSSQDPQSALRLPAGSPPQSAHGFPSDAMASSKDLMPWKGRTMALHRKQHLVQTLLNAARAPRPAAFE from the exons ATGGCCAGCTCGAGGCTACACCTCCTgctattgctgctgctgctgactgCCCATCCTGGACCCTCACGGGCTCAGCATTGGTCCCACGGCTGGTATCCCGGAGGAAAGCGAGCCTCCAGCTCATCCCAGGACCCCCAGAGTGCCCTCAGGCTCCCAG CAGGTAGCCCACCCCAAAGTGCCCATGGCTTCCCAAGTGACGCTATGGCATCCTCTAAGGACCTTATGCCCTGGAAGGGCAGGACCATGGCCCTCCACAGGAAGCAGCACTTGGTGCAGACACTATTG AATGCAGCCCGAGCGCCGCGTCCCGCCGCCTTCGAATAA